The Pseudanabaena yagii GIHE-NHR1 genome segment ATGATTTATGAAGGCACAATTACCCAAATGAATCGTTATCTTAATGAAATTGATTTTAATTCTTTCCGAAAGGCAGCGATCGATAAACTCAATGCTGGAATTACCACCAGTGAAGAAGTTTTACGAGTATTACCACGCAGTGCCTTGCATCGAGTTAATTCCCCTATTTCCCGTCAAGCCCATATCAAAGCCATTAACGTATAAGAGCAAACTACATTAAGTGTAGTTTGCTCTTATGCTGCTTATGCCTGAACTTTTACACCTCGCCAAAAAGCTATATGTCCTTTAATCTGTTTAGCCGCATCCTTTGGTTCAGGATAATACCACGCAGCATCCTTGTTGGTTTCACCATTAACTTCGATGTTGTAGTAGCTTGCTACACCCTTCCAACCACAAGTTGTATGGGTATTGCTAGGCTTAAAATATTCCATATTCAGAGAATCCGCAGGGAAGTACTGATTTCCCTCCACAACTTCACAGCGATCGCTCTCCGCAAGGACAGCACCATTCCAAATAGCCTTTGGCATATATTTTAATATCTTGAAAATCATTTCACTTGCTATTGTAATAGTTCGCATCTAGCAATCTATAATAATTTACGATAGCAGTTTCCAAATTAAGTGAATACTCATTTGCAAACTAAAAATCAATCCTAGTAAGAGTTTTTAGTTTTCATTTTGGTCTATGGCAAAATGAAAACTGCTATAAGAATACGTCGCTTCCAATCCCCAACCCAATCCCTAGAAGATCGTAAATCTCTACAAAGAGAATTGTAATCTTTGGGAATCATTCTACTGACTAAAAATGAGTGGTAATTTAATAGATGCTTGTAAAAGCTTTAATCAAAATGTAAGCTTTTTATAAACTGATAATCCCTTTAATCCTCATCATTATGTATAAAACTAAAATAAATACGATTAACGTATAACTTGCTCTTAAAGCAATGAATTTATTTGGTTTTTAAACATTATTATTAGGTTTATAGAGGAGATTTTATTAGGGATTGCCATTTGCTTGTTTGAGACGTAATAAGGTTTGAGATATGCTTTTAATCACAGTTGGCACAGAACAATATCAGTTTAATGCTTTAATGCAATGGATAGACATACTGATAAAGTACCAACTAGTTAATAATGAAGAAATAGTAGTACAATATGGCTCTTCTAATTATTTACCCGATGGAGCAAGAGCTTATCGGTTTCTGTCTGAGCAAGAATTCTTGAGCTTTGTTGACAGAGCAAGTTTAATTGTTAGTCATTGTGATGAAAGTATTGCTGAACTACTGGAGGATCAAGAAAATCCCTATGTTCTAGTTCCGCGATTACAGAGATTTCGTGAACATATAGACAATCGTCAAATGGAGGTTGCAGAGGATTTTGAACGTCGAGGAGTAGCGATCGCAAGATCCCCAGGAGATCTTGTGAAATTTCTAAAATTACAGCAAACTTCAGATATAACTCCGCAAGTTGATGAAACTGATTTGTGTGAATACCTAAAAGCAAGATATCCATCTCAGAAGTTAATGTTAATTAGCTCTTCAGGTGGTTACTTCCGTTATATGCAAAGCATGAAGCCATTTTGGCAAAAATTTAGTGATCGCTGTTGGATCTCTATCCGTACTGCGATCACGGAAAAACAGATAGAAGATGATCACCGCTATTGGGGATATATACCTGTCAAGGATAACTTGCCAAACATGTTTCGCAACCTACTATTGGCGATAAAGGTTGTACCAAAACAGAAGCCAGATTTAGTTTTTTGCACAGGTTCAGGTTTTGCCATTCCCTATTTGTTAGTTGCGAAATGGATTTGTCATAGCAAGATAGTTTATGTTGAATCTAAGACGCGCCTTCATACTTTAGGTTTACCTGCTTGGCTATTAATGAAGTTAAATGTATTAGATTTACTTGTAGTTAGAAGTAGAGAGATTGCGAATCTTCATCCGAAATCTGTTTACATTCCTGTCCATGATATTAGTCAAGACTCTACTAGTCTCAGGGATTACAAACAAGCATTAATTGTGACCTTTGATGAGGTTGCTTTTATCTACAGTCCTGAAAGATTAGAATTTTCTACTGCTAGAGAATTCCTGAGTGATTTTCAAACTATTTGTAATCCTGATGAGTTTTACAAAAAAATTATCATTGATATGAGCCATACCACTTTTATGGATGGAGCAGGATTAGGTGCATTAACTAATTGTCTGAGATTCGCTAAATTAAACAAGACTGAGTTAGTACTTTGGAGTGTTAGTGAAGCGGTAAGCTCTTTGATATCACTGTCTTCCCTCAGCAATTTATTTATAATTGAGCCAAACACCAATACATTTCGGTTTTCACATTTAATTCAGGAAAATCGAGTCAGTAATATTACACCATTTGGTTTATTCCTATTCCGCACACAGAGATTACTCAAGAAAATCCCTGTCCTAAGAATTTTTTATCCGATATTAAAATTCTGCTTCCCTTCGGTGGATATTGATCCTGGTGTTCCTGTCCATCCCTCTGTAAGAGACCCTTTAAAGAGATTAATTGATATCATCGGAGCACTGATCGGGCTAAGCTTTACAGCTATTCTATTTGCACCGATCGCGATCGCAATTCTCATGGAAAGTAAGGGTAATGTGTTATTTGGGCAAGTCCGTTGTGGACTACTCAGTCGACCATTCAAGATTTGGAAATTCCGCTCAATGGTACAAAATGCTGAACAGCTAAAGATGAAAGTAGAAAATCAAGTGAGTGCTAGTACTGCTAATGCCCAAGGAAGTGAACAATCGAATAGTGCTAATGACAAATTTTTCAAGAATGCCGATGATCCTCGTGTAACTAGGATTGGTAAATTCTTACGAAAGACTAGTCTTGATGAATTTCCCCAATTTTGGAATGTACTAATTGGTGATATGAGCTTAGTTGGTACTCGTCCACCTACCTTTAATGAGATTAACTCCTACGAACTAGAGGTTGAATATCAGGATGAGCGCTACACTGAATGGAACCGCCTTGATGTCAGACCAGGGATTACAGGTGTATGGCAAGTAAATGGGCGTTCTAGTGTAAGGAGTTTTGCAGAAGTAGTGAACTATGACATCGAATACCGTAAAAATTGGAGTATTTGGTACGATCTTCAGCTAATTGTAAAAACAGTTTTAGTTATATTTGATAAAAACAATAAAGCAGTATAGCTACATCATGTTAAGTAGTTAAGTAGTTAAGTAGATAGACACAATTAAATTAAAACCCCCAAACCTGTAGCGCACGCGCAGCGTGCGCTACAGGTTTGGGGGTTTTAATTTGCATAGCTACTTAGGAATCCCGACTAGTAATAGATATACCCTCAACAAGCATGGCGGGAACATATAGCGAACCATGCCAATGCCGATCGCTTGCTACTGCCGTCACTTGATTTAGTACCGTATAGACTTTTCCTGTTAGCATTGTGTCCTTGACGCGCCCGATGATTTTGCCATTTTTGACGCGATAGCCCA includes the following:
- a CDS encoding DUF427 domain-containing protein, yielding MPKAIWNGAVLAESDRCEVVEGNQYFPADSLNMEYFKPSNTHTTCGWKGVASYYNIEVNGETNKDAAWYYPEPKDAAKQIKGHIAFWRGVKVQA
- a CDS encoding sugar transferase gives rise to the protein MLLITVGTEQYQFNALMQWIDILIKYQLVNNEEIVVQYGSSNYLPDGARAYRFLSEQEFLSFVDRASLIVSHCDESIAELLEDQENPYVLVPRLQRFREHIDNRQMEVAEDFERRGVAIARSPGDLVKFLKLQQTSDITPQVDETDLCEYLKARYPSQKLMLISSSGGYFRYMQSMKPFWQKFSDRCWISIRTAITEKQIEDDHRYWGYIPVKDNLPNMFRNLLLAIKVVPKQKPDLVFCTGSGFAIPYLLVAKWICHSKIVYVESKTRLHTLGLPAWLLMKLNVLDLLVVRSREIANLHPKSVYIPVHDISQDSTSLRDYKQALIVTFDEVAFIYSPERLEFSTAREFLSDFQTICNPDEFYKKIIIDMSHTTFMDGAGLGALTNCLRFAKLNKTELVLWSVSEAVSSLISLSSLSNLFIIEPNTNTFRFSHLIQENRVSNITPFGLFLFRTQRLLKKIPVLRIFYPILKFCFPSVDIDPGVPVHPSVRDPLKRLIDIIGALIGLSFTAILFAPIAIAILMESKGNVLFGQVRCGLLSRPFKIWKFRSMVQNAEQLKMKVENQVSASTANAQGSEQSNSANDKFFKNADDPRVTRIGKFLRKTSLDEFPQFWNVLIGDMSLVGTRPPTFNEINSYELEVEYQDERYTEWNRLDVRPGITGVWQVNGRSSVRSFAEVVNYDIEYRKNWSIWYDLQLIVKTVLVIFDKNNKAV